From the Gallaecimonas kandeliae genome, one window contains:
- the iscX gene encoding Fe-S cluster assembly protein IscX: MGWKWTDTQAIAEALYDRDPELDPRTVRFTDLHQWICELDAFDDDPKGSNERILEAIFLAWLEEFEG, encoded by the coding sequence ATGGGCTGGAAATGGACCGACACTCAGGCGATAGCCGAAGCGCTCTATGACCGGGATCCTGAGCTTGATCCGCGCACAGTGCGCTTTACCGACCTGCACCAGTGGATCTGCGAACTGGACGCCTTCGACGACGATCCCAAGGGCTCCAACGAGCGCATCCTCGAGGCCATCTTCCTGGCCTGGCTCGAGGAATTCGAGGGCTGA
- the fdx gene encoding ISC system 2Fe-2S type ferredoxin — translation MPKIVFLPHAELCPDGAVIEAPKGESILDVALKNGIAIEHACEKSCACTTCHVIVREGFDSLNESDELEDDMLDKAWGLEPESRLSCQAKVADEDLVVEIPKYTINLAREH, via the coding sequence ATGCCAAAGATCGTATTCCTGCCCCATGCCGAACTCTGCCCAGACGGTGCCGTCATCGAGGCCCCCAAGGGCGAGAGCATCCTGGACGTGGCCCTCAAGAACGGCATCGCCATCGAGCACGCCTGCGAGAAGTCCTGCGCCTGCACCACCTGCCACGTCATAGTGCGTGAAGGCTTTGACTCCCTGAACGAGTCCGACGAGCTGGAGGACGACATGCTGGACAAGGCCTGGGGCCTGGAGCCCGAGTCGCGCCTGTCCTGTCAGGCCAAGGTGGCCGACGAGGATCTGGTGGTGGAGATCCCCAAATACACCATCAACCTCGCCCGCGAGCATTGA
- the hscA gene encoding Fe-S protein assembly chaperone HscA encodes MALLQIAEPGQSAAPHEHRLAVGIDLGTTNSLVAAVRSGTAVVLKDAEGHGIVPSAVHYGAAERQVGRQAKALAATDPANTLISVKRFMGRSLADIQARYPKLPYAFSATEHGLPRIETAQGPKNPIEVSSHILGALKERAEAAMGGDLMGAVITVPAYFDDAQRQATKDAAELAGLKVLRLLNEPTAPAVAYGLDSGAEGVIAVYDLGGGTFDISLLRLSKGVFEVLATGGDTALGGDDFDHALVDWLREQWQLADKLDILSERALLSAACSAKEALTESSSVSLALNIQGQDRTAELSRDQFDALVEPLIKRTLLACRRAVRDAELELGDVQQVVMVGGSTRVPKVRGAVGDFFGREPLTSIDPDQVVAIGAAIQADVLVGNKPDSELLLLDVIPLSLGLETMGGLVEKIVPRNTTIPVARAQEFTTFKDGQSAMAIHVLQGERELVKDCRSLARFVLTEIPAMAAGAAHIRVTFQVDADGLLSVTAMEKSTGRQTSIQVKPSYGLSDNEVANMIQDAMVHAKDDMAARMLAEQQVEARRVFEAVSAALAADGERLLDEAERASIDVALAQMVEAAKGAQVDAIKASIEAVDKATDAFAARRMDDSIRKALAGHKVDEV; translated from the coding sequence ATGGCATTACTACAGATAGCCGAACCCGGCCAAAGCGCCGCGCCCCACGAGCACCGCCTGGCCGTGGGTATCGACCTCGGCACCACCAACTCCCTGGTCGCCGCCGTGCGCAGCGGCACCGCCGTCGTCCTCAAGGATGCCGAAGGCCATGGCATAGTGCCTTCCGCCGTCCATTACGGCGCTGCCGAGCGCCAGGTGGGGCGCCAGGCCAAGGCCCTGGCCGCCACCGACCCGGCAAACACCCTGATCTCCGTCAAGCGCTTTATGGGCCGCTCCCTGGCCGATATCCAGGCCCGCTATCCCAAGCTGCCCTATGCCTTTTCCGCCACCGAGCACGGCCTGCCCCGCATCGAGACGGCCCAGGGGCCCAAGAACCCCATCGAAGTCTCCTCCCATATCCTCGGGGCCCTGAAAGAGCGGGCCGAGGCGGCCATGGGGGGCGACCTGATGGGGGCCGTCATCACCGTGCCCGCCTATTTCGATGACGCCCAGCGCCAGGCCACCAAGGACGCCGCCGAGTTGGCCGGCCTCAAGGTGCTGCGCCTGCTGAACGAACCCACGGCGCCCGCCGTGGCCTATGGTCTCGACTCCGGCGCCGAAGGGGTGATCGCCGTCTACGACCTTGGCGGCGGCACCTTCGACATCTCCCTGCTGCGCCTCTCCAAGGGCGTCTTCGAAGTGCTGGCCACCGGCGGCGATACCGCCCTCGGCGGTGACGACTTCGACCATGCCCTGGTGGACTGGCTGCGCGAGCAGTGGCAGTTGGCCGACAAGCTGGACATCCTCTCCGAGCGTGCCCTGCTTTCCGCCGCCTGCAGCGCCAAGGAAGCCCTGACCGAGAGTTCCAGCGTCTCCCTGGCCCTCAATATCCAAGGCCAGGACCGGACCGCCGAACTGAGCCGCGACCAGTTCGACGCCTTGGTTGAGCCCCTCATCAAACGCACCCTGCTGGCCTGCCGCCGCGCCGTGCGCGACGCCGAGCTGGAACTGGGTGACGTGCAGCAGGTGGTGATGGTGGGCGGCTCCACCCGGGTGCCCAAGGTGCGCGGCGCCGTCGGCGACTTCTTCGGCCGCGAGCCTTTGACCAGCATCGACCCCGACCAGGTGGTGGCCATAGGCGCCGCCATCCAGGCCGACGTGCTGGTGGGCAACAAGCCCGACAGCGAGCTGTTGCTGCTGGACGTCATTCCCTTGTCCCTGGGCCTCGAGACCATGGGCGGACTGGTGGAAAAGATAGTGCCCCGCAACACCACCATCCCTGTGGCTAGGGCCCAGGAGTTCACCACCTTCAAGGATGGCCAGAGCGCCATGGCCATCCATGTGCTGCAGGGGGAGCGGGAACTGGTCAAGGATTGTCGCAGCCTGGCCCGCTTCGTGCTCACCGAGATCCCGGCCATGGCGGCCGGCGCCGCCCATATCCGCGTCACCTTCCAGGTGGACGCCGACGGCCTGCTGTCGGTCACCGCCATGGAAAAATCCACGGGCCGCCAGACCAGCATCCAGGTCAAACCGTCCTATGGCCTCTCCGACAATGAGGTGGCCAACATGATCCAGGACGCCATGGTCCACGCCAAGGACGACATGGCCGCCCGCATGCTGGCCGAACAGCAGGTGGAAGCCCGCCGGGTGTTTGAGGCTGTCAGTGCCGCCCTGGCGGCCGACGGCGAGCGCCTGCTGGATGAGGCCGAGCGCGCCTCCATCGATGTGGCCCTGGCGCAGATGGTCGAGGCGGCCAAAGGCGCACAGGTGGACGCCATCAAGGCCAGCATCGAAGCGGTGGACAAAGCCACCGACGCCTTCGCCGCCCGCCGCATGGACGACAGTATTCGCAAGGCCCTGGCCGGCCACAAAGTTGACGAGGTTTGA